In Pseudomonas sp. ADAK18, a single window of DNA contains:
- a CDS encoding MFS transporter — MKPHLHCARLALFLCGCAAFLNLYATQSILLNLAVRFHVSANAAGWSIMVTTLAVAITAPFVSRLTARFEQRTVIVAAAMLLALPSLMIAYTNSFALMLAWRFIEGMLIPVVFATSVAYIGDRWSGGTVTEVTSLYVAGTVLGGFAGRFVTGVMLEYVGWREAFELLAVLSLVVGGFIQFLLPTNSNRVVRVAATRASLLAKPLLAAYAVGFCVLFSQVATFTYAGLYLGREPFNLGPAALGTIYMVFLLALVVTPIAGRLGKSRPQSELLAVAAVLGVIGSVLTLLPSLWYIVLGLALSSTGVFLAQAAANAFTTATAGDNKAGAVGLYLTCYYLGGSFGAIVPAMIWGRWGWAGCVALIIGFQLLSLLIALVGWKKPSASTLTTT, encoded by the coding sequence ATGAAACCGCATCTGCATTGTGCCCGTCTTGCGCTGTTCCTGTGTGGATGCGCAGCGTTTCTCAACCTCTACGCCACCCAGAGCATCCTCCTGAACCTGGCCGTGCGCTTTCATGTAAGCGCCAACGCAGCGGGGTGGAGCATTATGGTTACCACCCTGGCCGTGGCCATCACCGCACCCTTTGTCAGCCGTCTGACCGCACGCTTTGAGCAACGGACGGTGATCGTCGCCGCAGCGATGTTGTTGGCGCTGCCCTCGTTGATGATCGCCTATACCAACAGCTTTGCCCTGATGTTGGCTTGGCGCTTTATCGAGGGCATGTTGATTCCGGTGGTGTTTGCCACCAGCGTGGCCTACATCGGTGATCGCTGGAGTGGCGGCACCGTCACCGAAGTCACCAGCCTTTACGTTGCCGGGACCGTATTGGGCGGCTTTGCCGGACGCTTTGTGACCGGCGTAATGCTTGAATACGTTGGCTGGCGCGAAGCGTTTGAGTTGTTGGCGGTGTTGAGCCTGGTGGTGGGTGGGTTTATCCAGTTCCTGTTGCCGACCAACTCGAACCGAGTGGTGCGGGTGGCTGCCACCCGTGCAAGCCTTCTCGCCAAACCGCTATTGGCCGCCTATGCCGTAGGCTTTTGCGTGTTGTTCTCCCAAGTTGCGACTTTTACCTACGCGGGGCTCTACCTTGGTCGGGAGCCGTTCAACCTTGGACCCGCCGCCTTGGGAACTATCTACATGGTGTTCCTGCTGGCCTTGGTGGTCACGCCCATTGCTGGCCGCCTGGGCAAATCCCGACCGCAGTCTGAACTGCTGGCGGTCGCCGCGGTGCTCGGCGTCATCGGTTCGGTTCTGACCCTGTTGCCGTCCCTGTGGTACATCGTCCTGGGTTTGGCCCTCAGCTCCACCGGCGTGTTCCTCGCCCAGGCCGCGGCCAATGCTTTTACCACCGCCACTGCCGGGGATAACAAAGCGGGTGCGGTGGGGTTGTACCTGACCTGTTATTACCTGGGTGGCAGCTTCGGCGCCATCGTCCCTGCGATGATTTGGGGACGTTGGGGTTGGGCAGGGTGCGTGGCACTGATTATTGGATTCCAATTGCTGTCATTGCTGATCGCCCTGGTCGGTTGGAAGAAGCCATCAGCCTCCACACTCACTACCACGTAG
- a CDS encoding MFS transporter → MTDTTSLSVTPVTDSSVRRRSLVAGCSAHAVHDGLTDVIYVLLPIWQTQFAMTYAQVGLLRGAYSGMMAGFQLLASRAAKRWGRTPMLVVGTALAGVAYLLAGQAVGLVTLLLALLLGGLGASTQHPLASSMITDTYEDGGGVKEALSQYNFAGDIGKTLVPGLVGLLLTMISWRASVTVLGVLGLAAAGLLWWLIPTRTSTSTSGKAAKSLTGTGSPGGLRALVLTGTLDSAVRMGFLTFLPFLLKAKGAGTAGIGLALTLLFIGGAFGKLLCGYLGARIGMMKTVWLTETSTAVLIIAAVYLPLTGLMVMLPLLGLALNGTSSVLYGTVPDLAGAEKRDHAFAVFYTGTIGGGALAPVLFGGLGDVTGIPVAVMLLAGTLLLTLPLSWVVQRGLVSEVSRVRTQEQ, encoded by the coding sequence ATGACTGACACAACCTCTCTATCCGTCACGCCAGTTACCGACAGTTCAGTCCGGCGCCGCTCCCTGGTCGCCGGTTGCAGCGCCCATGCCGTCCACGATGGCCTCACTGATGTCATCTATGTGCTGCTGCCGATCTGGCAAACCCAGTTCGCCATGACCTACGCCCAGGTTGGCCTGCTACGGGGCGCCTATTCCGGAATGATGGCCGGCTTCCAACTGCTCGCCAGCCGGGCCGCCAAACGTTGGGGGCGAACGCCGATGCTGGTGGTGGGGACGGCGTTGGCCGGTGTTGCTTATTTGTTGGCGGGGCAGGCTGTTGGGCTGGTGACGTTGCTGTTGGCACTGCTGTTGGGTGGCTTGGGTGCCAGCACCCAACACCCGCTGGCCTCCTCGATGATCACTGATACCTATGAGGATGGCGGCGGTGTCAAGGAAGCCCTGTCCCAATACAACTTCGCCGGCGATATCGGCAAAACACTGGTTCCGGGACTGGTTGGGCTGTTGCTGACAATGATCAGTTGGCGGGCCAGTGTCACGGTTTTAGGTGTGCTTGGCCTGGCGGCGGCGGGGTTGCTGTGGTGGTTGATTCCAACACGAACCTCTACGTCGACCTCTGGAAAAGCCGCTAAATCCCTCACCGGAACCGGCTCCCCTGGCGGCCTGCGCGCCCTGGTTCTCACTGGCACCCTCGACAGCGCCGTGCGCATGGGCTTTCTCACCTTCCTGCCATTCCTGCTCAAAGCCAAGGGTGCTGGCACCGCAGGCATCGGCTTGGCGCTGACTCTGCTGTTTATCGGCGGCGCCTTCGGAAAATTGCTCTGCGGCTACCTCGGCGCACGCATCGGCATGATGAAAACCGTCTGGCTGACGGAAACCAGCACAGCAGTGCTGATCATCGCGGCGGTGTACTTGCCACTGACAGGGTTGATGGTGATGTTGCCGCTATTGGGACTGGCACTGAATGGCACGTCTTCGGTGCTGTATGGCACGGTGCCGGATCTGGCGGGAGCGGAGAAACGGGATCACGCGTTTGCAGTGTTTTATACCGGGACGATTGGAGGAGGGGCGCTGGCCCCCGTATTGTTTGGTGGGCTGGGAGATGTGACCGGGATTCCCGTCGCGGTGATGCTCTTGGCGGGGACTCTGCTGCTGACGCTACCGTTGTCCTGGGTAGTGCAACGGGGATTAGTGTCTGAGGTATCACGCGTCAGGACTCAGGAACAATGA
- a CDS encoding GNAT family N-acetyltransferase, which translates to MTSHDSGENAVLLTREAKPDDVQAMLELDVYAQSNPGRGAVIREAVDKRQCLVAVELGRLVGYLVLTHDFFENGFISLVVVSPAHQRKGVALQLFAAAQRACKTARLFTSANESNLASRKLIAKAGFVPSGVIENLDEGDSELVYFKFVR; encoded by the coding sequence ATGACAAGCCACGACAGCGGGGAAAACGCGGTTCTACTTACCCGAGAGGCGAAGCCTGACGACGTGCAAGCGATGCTTGAATTGGATGTCTATGCGCAATCGAATCCCGGCCGTGGCGCTGTTATTCGCGAGGCGGTTGATAAGCGCCAATGCCTGGTGGCGGTAGAGTTGGGTCGCCTTGTCGGTTACCTCGTGCTGACCCACGATTTTTTTGAGAATGGCTTTATTTCGCTGGTGGTGGTTTCCCCTGCACATCAGCGCAAAGGCGTGGCGCTTCAGCTGTTTGCGGCGGCGCAGCGGGCCTGCAAAACGGCCAGGCTGTTCACCTCGGCGAACGAATCGAATCTGGCTTCCCGAAAGCTCATTGCCAAGGCTGGCTTTGTGCCGAGTGGCGTTATTGAAAATCTGGATGAGGGGGATTCGGAACTGGTGTATTTCAAGTTTGTTCGGTGA
- a CDS encoding addiction module antidote protein encodes MSQTLTTFDMVALLDSDEAISEYLSQVLADGDNEEFLRAVGYVAKARGMAKIATGTGMGRESLYKAFAPGAKPRFETVLKVLHSLGIDLLAQPGHVANR; translated from the coding sequence ATGAGCCAAACACTGACGACATTTGACATGGTAGCGCTGCTCGACAGTGACGAAGCCATCAGCGAATACCTTTCTCAGGTCCTGGCTGACGGCGACAACGAGGAGTTCCTCCGGGCGGTTGGGTATGTGGCCAAAGCCCGTGGCATGGCGAAAATCGCCACGGGCACCGGGATGGGCCGTGAGAGCCTGTACAAGGCGTTTGCTCCTGGGGCAAAACCTCGCTTCGAAACAGTTCTCAAGGTGCTTCACTCATTGGGTATTGATCTGCTGGCCCAGCCTGGGCATGTCGCCAACCGGTAA
- a CDS encoding type II toxin-antitoxin system RelE/ParE family toxin → MNYLIQQTQTFITWHTAIRDLRAKIAIARRIDRASIGNLGDIKTVGGGVSEMRVDVGVGYRVRGRTVIVLLAGGDKSSQDADIRRAKKLAKEV, encoded by the coding sequence GTGAACTACCTTATCCAGCAAACGCAAACCTTTATTACCTGGCACACAGCAATACGTGATTTGCGAGCTAAGATCGCTATTGCACGTCGTATCGATCGCGCATCCATTGGCAATCTGGGCGATATAAAAACGGTAGGAGGGGGTGTTTCGGAAATGCGTGTGGATGTCGGTGTCGGCTATCGCGTGCGCGGTAGAACGGTCATCGTATTGCTGGCAGGTGGCGACAAATCCTCACAAGACGCCGACATCCGGCGGGCAAAGAAACTGGCAAAGGAGGTTTGA
- a CDS encoding alpha/beta fold hydrolase has protein sequence MRPEIAVLDIQGQYRVYTEFYRADAAEKTIILVNGSMATTASFAQTVKSLHPQFNVVLYDQPYAGRSKAHNRHEKMLTKEVEGQVLLELIDHFAAEHVLSFSWGGAATLVALAHRPRRVEKAVISSFSPVINAPMRDYLERGVDYLGNLDGDRVGHLVNSTIGKHLPSLFKRYNYKHVSSLAEHEYGQMHFHISHVLNSDRLCYLKAAKQIDIPVLFLNGEWDEYTSAQDAKLFGQHVANSSFGTIQATGHFLDMEHKAACRDSRQALMSFLRPEQQPSRLRYHQAQAQHAFAI, from the coding sequence ATGAGGCCAGAAATCGCTGTGCTGGATATACAGGGTCAGTATCGGGTTTACACGGAGTTCTATCGCGCGGACGCTGCAGAAAAGACCATCATCCTGGTCAACGGCTCCATGGCCACCACCGCGTCTTTCGCGCAAACCGTGAAAAGCCTGCACCCGCAATTCAACGTGGTTCTGTACGACCAGCCCTACGCCGGTCGCTCCAAAGCCCACAATCGTCACGAGAAAATGCTGACGAAGGAAGTCGAAGGCCAGGTCCTCCTGGAACTCATCGACCACTTCGCCGCCGAACACGTGCTGTCCTTCTCCTGGGGCGGCGCCGCCACCCTGGTCGCCCTCGCCCACCGCCCCCGCCGCGTGGAAAAGGCCGTGATCAGCTCGTTCTCTCCGGTGATCAACGCCCCCATGCGTGATTACCTGGAGCGTGGCGTCGACTACCTCGGCAACCTCGACGGTGACCGCGTGGGGCATCTGGTCAACAGCACCATCGGCAAACACCTACCGTCGCTGTTCAAGCGCTACAACTACAAGCATGTGAGCAGCCTGGCCGAGCATGAATATGGGCAGATGCACTTTCACATCAGCCATGTGCTTAACAGCGACCGCCTGTGCTACCTCAAGGCGGCGAAGCAGATCGACATTCCGGTGTTGTTTCTGAACGGGGAATGGGACGAGTACACCAGTGCCCAGGATGCCAAGTTGTTTGGCCAGCACGTGGCGAACAGCAGCTTCGGGACGATCCAGGCGACCGGGCACTTTCTGGATATGGAGCATAAAGCGGCATGCCGAGACAGTCGGCAGGCGTTGATGAGTTTTTTGCGGCCGGAGCAACAACCAAGTCGGCTTCGTTACCACCAGGCTCAGGCCCAGCATGCTTTCGCGATCTGA
- a CDS encoding pseudouridine synthase gives MRVDRFLSNLPRFNRQQVRLLLVERRIRVDGHVVSDPHHEVREFSHVSLDDEVLQTGKPARYFMLHKPQGCVSATADPQHPTVLDLLDEPNKGELHIAGRLDFNTTGLLLITNDGQWSRRLTQPQTKLPKVYYVETEQDIGPEYAQTFAAGLYFAFEDLTTQPAELVVLSPRTARLSIIEGRYHQVKRMFGHFDNKVMRLHRECMGPLVLDENLAPGQYRALTDAEIQQV, from the coding sequence ATGCGTGTCGACCGTTTCCTCAGCAATCTACCCCGCTTCAATCGCCAACAAGTACGCCTGCTGCTGGTGGAGCGGCGGATCAGGGTCGACGGCCATGTGGTCAGCGATCCCCACCACGAAGTCCGCGAGTTCAGCCATGTCTCGCTGGACGACGAAGTCCTGCAAACCGGCAAACCCGCGCGCTACTTCATGCTGCACAAACCCCAGGGTTGCGTCAGCGCCACCGCTGACCCGCAACACCCCACGGTGCTCGATCTGCTGGATGAACCGAACAAGGGCGAGTTGCACATCGCCGGACGCCTGGACTTCAACACCACGGGCCTGCTGTTGATCACCAACGATGGCCAGTGGTCGCGACGCCTGACCCAACCGCAGACCAAACTGCCCAAGGTCTACTACGTCGAGACCGAGCAAGACATCGGCCCCGAGTACGCGCAGACCTTCGCGGCAGGTCTGTACTTCGCCTTCGAAGACCTCACCACCCAACCGGCCGAGTTGGTGGTGCTAAGCCCCAGAACGGCGCGCCTGAGCATCATTGAAGGGCGTTATCACCAGGTGAAGCGCATGTTCGGCCACTTCGACAACAAAGTGATGCGCCTGCACCGCGAGTGCATGGGGCCGCTGGTACTCGATGAAAACCTTGCCCCTGGCCAGTACCGGGCGCTGACAGACGCTGAAATCCAACAGGTCTGA
- a CDS encoding cysteine-rich CWC family protein, whose translation MTTPQLCPACGARNDCALADPRTADQACWCYSVTIDPAVLQALPDELRNKACLCPRCAQVDEQLRGAEQP comes from the coding sequence ATGACCACACCTCAACTTTGCCCCGCCTGCGGCGCCCGCAACGACTGCGCCCTGGCCGATCCGCGTACTGCCGACCAGGCCTGCTGGTGCTACAGCGTCACCATCGACCCGGCCGTGCTCCAAGCGCTGCCTGATGAACTGCGCAACAAGGCCTGCCTGTGCCCGCGTTGTGCCCAGGTAGACGAGCAACTGCGTGGGGCCGAGCAACCGTAA
- a CDS encoding DUF3757 domain-containing protein, with amino-acid sequence MNIRELCLFFLGLAWTAQAIAQQGCPYPSSVKYIEDAFQAGSARSLWKSPKMKTQDFIDRFVGAIFVPSDGQERKSGYLEKCIYLTNRGRPVTLRYGMEEEVLNMSLVDTTYWQPAIDLFGLNIYVCDDRQPDNCSFTVDESRR; translated from the coding sequence ATGAATATTCGGGAATTGTGTTTATTTTTCCTGGGGCTGGCCTGGACCGCTCAAGCTATTGCGCAGCAAGGTTGTCCTTATCCGTCGTCGGTCAAATACATTGAGGATGCTTTTCAAGCGGGCAGTGCTCGTTCGCTTTGGAAAAGCCCAAAGATGAAGACTCAGGATTTTATCGACAGGTTTGTAGGCGCCATCTTTGTGCCCAGTGACGGGCAAGAGCGCAAGAGCGGTTACCTGGAAAAATGTATCTACCTGACAAACAGGGGCCGTCCCGTGACCTTGAGGTATGGCATGGAGGAGGAAGTTCTGAACATGTCGTTGGTCGATACCACTTACTGGCAGCCCGCCATCGACTTGTTCGGTCTGAATATCTATGTGTGTGACGACCGTCAGCCGGACAATTGTTCGTTCACGGTCGATGAATCACGGCGCTGA
- a CDS encoding enoyl-CoA hydratase/isomerase family protein, with product MNLHFEELTGTGGARIGIASLNAEKSLNALSLPMILALAERLDAWAKDPQIVCVLLRGNGPKAFCAGGEVRSLVQACREQPGEVPSLAELFFAAEYRLDYRLHTYPKPLICWGHGYVLGGGMGLLQSASVRIVTPSSRLAMPEISIGLYPDVGASWFLSRLPGKLGLFLGLTGAQMNGRDALDLGLADRFLRDEQQDELIDGLLQLNWQEQTAMQLNSLLKALAQEASDQLPEAQWLPRRAQIDEWLDVGDVRCAWRALSQLREHADPLFSRAGKTLSEGCPLTAHLVWEQIQRARHLSLAQVFQMEYTMSLNCCRHPEFSEGVRARLIDKDQQPHWHWPNINAIPEAMVEAHFHKVWEGRHPLADLSDY from the coding sequence ATGAACCTGCACTTCGAAGAACTGACCGGCACAGGTGGCGCCCGCATCGGCATCGCCAGTCTGAATGCTGAAAAGTCCCTCAACGCCCTCTCCCTGCCCATGATCCTGGCCTTGGCCGAGCGCCTTGACGCCTGGGCCAAGGACCCGCAGATCGTCTGTGTGCTGTTGCGTGGCAACGGTCCCAAGGCGTTTTGTGCCGGCGGCGAAGTGCGCAGCCTGGTGCAGGCCTGTCGTGAGCAGCCCGGCGAAGTGCCGTCCCTGGCCGAGCTTTTTTTTGCGGCCGAATACCGACTCGACTATCGCTTGCACACCTACCCCAAGCCGCTGATCTGCTGGGGCCATGGTTATGTGCTGGGCGGCGGCATGGGCTTGCTGCAAAGTGCCTCGGTGCGCATTGTCACACCGAGCAGCCGCCTGGCCATGCCGGAAATCAGCATCGGACTGTATCCGGACGTAGGTGCCAGTTGGTTTCTGTCGCGCCTGCCCGGCAAGCTCGGTTTGTTCCTCGGCCTCACCGGTGCCCAGATGAATGGTCGCGACGCCCTGGACCTGGGCCTTGCCGACCGTTTCTTGCGCGATGAACAACAGGACGAACTGATCGACGGTCTGCTGCAATTGAACTGGCAGGAGCAAACCGCGATGCAGCTCAATAGTCTGCTCAAGGCCCTGGCCCAGGAAGCCAGCGACCAGTTACCCGAAGCCCAGTGGCTACCACGCCGCGCGCAGATCGACGAATGGTTGGATGTCGGTGATGTGCGCTGTGCCTGGCGCGCCTTGAGTCAGCTGCGCGAACACGCCGATCCGCTATTCAGCCGTGCGGGCAAGACCCTGAGCGAAGGCTGTCCGCTGACGGCACATTTGGTGTGGGAGCAGATTCAGCGAGCGCGGCATCTGTCCCTGGCCCAGGTGTTCCAGATGGAATACACCATGAGCCTCAATTGCTGCCGGCATCCGGAGTTCAGCGAAGGGGTACGGGCGCGGTTGATCGACAAGGACCAACAGCCTCATTGGCATTGGCCGAACATCAACGCTATCCCGGAGGCGATGGTGGAGGCTCATTTCCACAAGGTGTGGGAAGGTAGGCACCCGCTGGCAGACTTGTCTGACTATTGA
- the ung gene encoding uracil-DNA glycosylase, with translation MTTDDRIKLEPSWKHALRDEFDQPYMAQLREFLRQEHAAGKEIYPPGPMIFNALNSTPLDKVKVVILGQDPYHGPGQAHGLCFSVQPGVPAPPSLVNIYKELKRDLNIDIPSHGYLQSWADQGVLMLNTTMTVERANANAHAGKGWQFFTDRIIEVVSEHQPHLVFLLWGAHAQGKQKLVDATKHLVLTSVHPSPLSAYRGFIGCGHFSRTNKFLEQNGETPIEWRLPPV, from the coding sequence ATGACCACTGACGACCGTATCAAACTCGAACCCAGCTGGAAACACGCCCTGCGGGATGAGTTCGACCAGCCGTACATGGCCCAGTTGCGTGAGTTCCTGCGCCAGGAACACGCGGCTGGCAAGGAGATCTACCCGCCGGGTCCGATGATCTTCAATGCGCTCAACTCCACGCCGCTGGACAAGGTCAAGGTGGTGATCCTCGGCCAGGACCCGTACCACGGCCCGGGCCAGGCCCATGGCTTATGTTTTTCGGTGCAACCCGGCGTGCCGGCGCCGCCGTCCCTGGTCAATATCTATAAAGAACTCAAGCGTGACCTGAATATCGACATCCCCAGCCACGGCTACCTGCAAAGTTGGGCCGACCAGGGCGTGCTGATGCTCAACACCACCATGACTGTGGAGCGGGCCAACGCCAACGCCCATGCGGGCAAGGGCTGGCAGTTCTTTACCGATCGGATTATCGAAGTGGTCAGCGAGCATCAGCCCCATCTGGTGTTCCTGCTGTGGGGCGCTCATGCCCAAGGCAAGCAGAAGCTGGTGGATGCCACCAAACATCTGGTGTTGACGTCGGTGCATCCGTCGCCATTGTCGGCATACCGTGGGTTTATTGGATGCGGGCATTTCAGCCGGACCAACAAGTTTCTTGAGCAGAATGGCGAGACGCCGATTGAGTGGCGATTGCCGCCGGTGTGA
- a CDS encoding AbrB family transcriptional regulator: MSEATFKNWWGTPLVGLLGGYLASQIGWPLPWMVGSLLAIILVRCLTPWQLAEIPGGRKCGQWVVGIGIGLHFTPVVIEQVMSHFGLIFVGALVTSLSSIVGVWLMRRSGEDRATAFFSSMPGGSGEMVNLGARNGAVLSRVAAGQSLRVLVVVLCVPAIFKYLLGGGTPQFHPAAVDWAWLALLFPVGALVAWGWQRLRQPNPWLFGPLLVAATASVAWDLHIGLPDGGSQIGQWLIGSGLGCHFNRQFFRRAPLFMGRTLIGTALTMLIATLAAVGLSALTHLDLRSLTLGMMPGGIAEMSLTAETLQLSVPLVTAMQVMRLLFVLFLAEPLFKHWNRQPEKI; the protein is encoded by the coding sequence ATGTCTGAGGCCACTTTTAAAAACTGGTGGGGAACCCCGCTGGTCGGTCTGCTGGGGGGTTACCTCGCCAGCCAGATCGGCTGGCCGCTGCCGTGGATGGTCGGCTCGTTGCTGGCGATCATCCTGGTGCGCTGCCTGACCCCCTGGCAACTGGCGGAAATTCCTGGCGGGCGTAAATGCGGCCAATGGGTGGTGGGTATCGGTATCGGCCTGCACTTCACCCCCGTGGTGATCGAGCAGGTGATGAGCCATTTCGGCTTGATCTTCGTTGGCGCGCTGGTGACCAGCTTGTCGAGCATTGTCGGCGTGTGGTTGATGCGCCGCAGTGGCGAAGACCGCGCCACCGCGTTTTTCTCCAGCATGCCGGGCGGTTCCGGGGAGATGGTCAACCTCGGCGCCCGCAATGGTGCGGTACTCAGCCGCGTCGCGGCGGGTCAGAGTTTGCGGGTATTGGTGGTGGTGCTGTGTGTGCCGGCCATTTTCAAATATCTGCTGGGAGGCGGTACGCCACAGTTTCATCCGGCAGCCGTCGACTGGGCCTGGCTGGCGCTGCTGTTTCCCGTGGGTGCGTTAGTGGCCTGGGGTTGGCAGCGTTTGCGTCAACCCAACCCCTGGCTATTTGGACCGCTGTTGGTCGCCGCCACGGCCAGCGTGGCCTGGGACCTGCACATCGGCTTGCCCGACGGCGGCAGTCAGATTGGCCAATGGCTGATCGGTAGCGGCCTGGGTTGCCACTTCAACCGGCAATTCTTTCGCCGCGCGCCGCTGTTCATGGGCCGTACCTTGATCGGCACGGCGTTGACCATGTTGATCGCGACCCTCGCGGCAGTGGGTTTGAGCGCCTTGACCCACCTGGATCTACGCTCGCTGACCTTGGGCATGATGCCCGGTGGCATTGCCGAGATGAGCCTGACAGCGGAAACCCTGCAATTGTCGGTGCCGTTGGTGACCGCGATGCAGGTCATGCGCTTGCTGTTTGTGTTGTTTCTGGCGGAGCCGTTGTTCAAGCATTGGAACAGGCAGCCGGAAAAAATTTAA
- a CDS encoding tripartite tricarboxylate transporter permease → MDTFGYLGQGFGVALSPYNLVTALCGTLIGTVVGLLPGLGPINGVALLIPIAFALGLPPESALILLAAVYLGCEYGGRISSILLNIPGEASTVMTTLDGYPMARKGLAGVALSLSAWSSFIGAFIATCGMVLFAPLLAKWAIAFGPAEYFVLMVFAIVCLGGMAGDKPLKTFVAALIGLFLSAVGIDANSGVYRFTGDNIHLTDGIQFVVLVLGLFSISEILLLLEKTHRGQEAVKATGRMMFNFKEASSVFVVNIRCGLLGFIMGVLPGAGATLASAVAYMTEKRLAGASGKFGEGDMRGLAAPETAIGASACGALVPMLTLGVPGSGTTAVMIGALSLYNITPGPLLFQQQPDIVWGLIASLFIANIMLVILNIPMIRIFTRILAVPNWALVPVIAIITAIGVYAVHATTFDLFLMIGIGIFGYILRKLDFPLSPVLLGFILGGLMEQNLRRALSISNGELQILWSSPITFGVWVLTALMLLFPLVRIYRKRSLQRRAVADV, encoded by the coding sequence ATGGATACTTTTGGCTATTTGGGCCAGGGTTTCGGCGTCGCGCTGAGCCCTTACAACCTGGTGACCGCACTGTGCGGCACCCTGATCGGCACCGTGGTCGGCCTGTTGCCAGGCCTGGGCCCGATCAACGGCGTGGCGCTGTTGATCCCCATCGCGTTCGCCCTCGGGCTGCCGCCTGAATCGGCCTTGATCCTGTTGGCGGCCGTGTACCTGGGCTGCGAATACGGCGGCCGGATCAGCTCGATCCTGCTGAACATTCCGGGCGAAGCCTCCACCGTAATGACCACCCTCGACGGTTACCCGATGGCCCGTAAAGGCCTGGCCGGCGTGGCCTTGTCCTTGTCGGCCTGGAGCTCGTTCATCGGTGCGTTTATTGCCACCTGCGGCATGGTGCTGTTTGCCCCGCTGCTGGCCAAGTGGGCAATTGCCTTCGGCCCTGCGGAGTATTTCGTACTGATGGTGTTCGCCATCGTCTGCCTGGGCGGCATGGCCGGTGACAAGCCGCTGAAAACCTTTGTCGCCGCGTTGATCGGCCTGTTTCTGTCAGCGGTGGGCATCGACGCCAACAGCGGCGTGTACCGCTTCACCGGCGATAACATTCACCTGACCGACGGTATTCAATTCGTAGTGCTGGTGCTGGGCCTGTTCTCCATCAGCGAGATCCTGTTGTTGCTGGAAAAAACCCACCGTGGCCAGGAAGCCGTGAAAGCCACCGGGCGCATGATGTTCAACTTCAAGGAAGCCTCGTCGGTGTTCGTGGTGAACATTCGCTGCGGCCTGCTGGGCTTCATCATGGGCGTGTTGCCGGGTGCCGGTGCGACCTTGGCGTCAGCCGTTGCCTACATGACCGAGAAACGCCTGGCCGGTGCCAGCGGTAAATTCGGCGAGGGCGACATGCGCGGCCTGGCTGCACCGGAAACCGCCATCGGTGCTTCCGCCTGCGGCGCCTTAGTGCCGATGTTGACGCTCGGCGTACCGGGTTCGGGCACCACGGCGGTGATGATCGGCGCACTGTCGCTGTACAACATCACGCCAGGTCCGTTGTTGTTCCAACAGCAACCGGACATCGTCTGGGGCCTGATCGCTTCGTTGTTTATCGCCAACATCATGCTGGTGATCCTCAACATCCCGATGATCCGCATCTTCACCCGCATCCTTGCCGTGCCGAACTGGGCGCTGGTGCCAGTGATCGCCATCATCACCGCGATTGGCGTCTATGCCGTTCACGCCACCACCTTCGACCTGTTCCTGATGATCGGTATTGGTATCTTCGGCTACATCCTGCGCAAGCTGGACTTCCCGCTGTCGCCGGTCCTGCTGGGCTTCATCCTCGGCGGCCTGATGGAACAGAACCTGCGCCGTGCGCTGTCGATCTCCAATGGCGAACTGCAAATCCTCTGGTCGAGCCCGATCACCTTCGGTGTGTGGGTACTGACTGCGTTGATGCTGCTGTTCCCGCTCGTGCGTATCTACCGCAAGCGTTCCCTGCAGCGTCGTGCCGTGGCCGATGTCTGA
- a CDS encoding tripartite tricarboxylate transporter TctB family protein gives MLLQRIFAAVLLLACACLALMAWPYQASFSYEPVGPRAYPLLMLGLMSLALIYMLIRPQATKHSEEEPPLDRDTLIKIGICVALLLVFAGTFEPLGFILSSMLIGIPMARLYGGRWLPSVVIITLMSVGLYLLFDKAMDVPLPLGLLDVLEN, from the coding sequence ATGCTCTTACAACGCATTTTCGCTGCCGTGCTGTTGCTGGCTTGTGCCTGCCTGGCGCTGATGGCCTGGCCGTATCAGGCGTCATTTTCCTACGAGCCCGTCGGACCTCGGGCCTACCCATTGCTGATGCTCGGGCTGATGAGCCTGGCGTTGATCTACATGCTGATTCGTCCGCAAGCGACCAAACACAGTGAAGAAGAGCCGCCGCTGGACCGCGACACCCTGATCAAAATCGGCATCTGCGTAGCACTGCTGCTGGTGTTTGCTGGCACCTTCGAACCCCTGGGTTTCATTCTCAGCAGCATGTTGATCGGCATCCCGATGGCCCGCCTGTACGGCGGACGCTGGCTGCCCAGCGTGGTGATCATCACCTTGATGAGCGTCGGCCTTTATCTGCTGTTCGATAAAGCCATGGACGTGCCACTGCCCCTCGGCCTGCTCGACGTTCTGGAGAATTGA